The sequence CCGCTCGATCATGAATCCCGTCCGTCTCTCAACACGGTTTCTCCGGTGCGTGGATTCGTCAGAGTTACGTTCTCGAGCGCCTTGATTCGCCACTCGGCTGCCTGCCGCGTCAGCACGGCAAGGATCACCGTGTCGACAGCGTGTGGCCCCGCTGGATGAGCCGCTCCGACCGCGAGGCGGCTCCAGAAGTGCATGACTGCCGCGTCGTCGCTAATCGTGACTACATCGATTAGCTCGTTCTCAAGCATGGAATCGCTGTAGATGGTTGCGTGGATGGGCGCATGCAGCTTGACGATCTCATCGACACCGCGCACATAGTGCCCGAACCGATTCACGAACGTCGCATCCTCATGGAACAGTGCTCCGAAGGATTGCATGTCGTGATTGTTCCAAGCGGTTTGAAACGCGTGAAGTGCGTCTTCGGGATGTTTCATTTGATTCATGTGATCCTCATAAGCGTCTATGTGAAAGTACCCAACGTCTGTTTTGGGGCTTACGGTCGAGCGGACAAGGCAAATCCTGTTCGACCACGGATGTCGGCTCATGGCCGGTTGCTGATATTTAGAGAATATTTTCGCTGATTTGAAAATATCCCGCTTCCTTGAGCATCGTCAACAATTCTGCATCTAAACTTTCGTCACTAAGTTCGTGGTTTTTGCCAGGCCCTTTCCAATGCCAAACAAGCTGCTGAGCGAGGCTGTCTAGTTCAACGAATTCATCGCTTACCATTTCCCCGATGTGAATATTTCCAATTGATGGGTCGGCTTTTATCAATCGTTTGAATACAGTGGTCGGTAGCTCTCCGTCAAGAATTGCTTCAAGCATAAGCTCAGTCCATTAAGAAATAATGCAACGTTTTGAACATATATTGAAACTAGGATGCCCGCCTCTGGCTGATTTTCGACGGTAAGCAATTCAGGGCTGAATGATTTGGATTGCGCGCTGGAATTCACTAGTCTTCTATCGGGGCTAAGCCTTTACGCATTTTTTCTTTGAGGCCATCGAGCATCTGCTGAAGCACTTCCGGTGAATGTCCCGTCCAATCATTCACCTTACCGGTGATTCTCACGGGTTGGCGTGTGCGGT comes from Collimonas pratensis and encodes:
- a CDS encoding SgcJ/EcaC family oxidoreductase, which encodes MNQMKHPEDALHAFQTAWNNHDMQSFGALFHEDATFVNRFGHYVRGVDEIVKLHAPIHATIYSDSMLENELIDVVTISDDAAVMHFWSRLAVGAAHPAGPHAVDTVILAVLTRQAAEWRIKALENVTLTNPRTGETVLRDGRDS